Proteins encoded together in one Gemmatimonadales bacterium window:
- a CDS encoding DUF512 domain-containing protein — translation FPPAAAYDGFEQVENGVGSVRWLESLIAAEAHGLPDMTDRRVLVLTGTAMGPLMPTVLEALARATGGRFECVAVENTYFGPSVTTAGLLAGADLGGALASRPGYDLALLPAEAVNEDGVFVDDLSLASLAAAAPVPVQLSYHFTDALGVEAAA, via the coding sequence TTCCCGCCGGCCGCGGCGTACGACGGCTTCGAGCAGGTCGAGAACGGGGTCGGGTCGGTGCGCTGGCTGGAGAGCCTGATCGCAGCCGAGGCCCACGGCCTGCCGGACATGACCGACCGGCGGGTGCTGGTGCTGACCGGCACGGCGATGGGCCCCCTGATGCCGACCGTGCTCGAGGCGCTCGCGCGCGCGACCGGCGGCCGGTTCGAGTGCGTCGCGGTGGAGAACACGTACTTCGGCCCCAGCGTGACCACCGCGGGCCTCCTGGCCGGGGCGGACCTGGGCGGGGCGCTGGCGTCCCGGCCGGGCTACGACCTGGCCCTGCTGCCGGCCGAGGCGGTGAACGAGGACGGGGTGTTCGTGGACGATCTGTCCCTGGCCTCGCTGGCGGCTGCCGCGCCGGTGCCGGTCCAGCTGTCGTATCACTTCACCGACGCACTGGGCGTCGAGGCGGCGGCGTGA